In Metarhizium brunneum chromosome 3, complete sequence, a genomic segment contains:
- the abc4_2 gene encoding ATP-binding cassette transporter abc4: MEGLLSHGSPNQFRIVAAPSQPRSPVWLQRAQLISRAGYIQLAMCALSLLWITAQRVQAPRSANRKAFKPPGLLYFEIAGHVLLSVTVALWISVAIQQGEHWPDVLALLYILLLGILRAALGKEARKTLLNQANIILVMEMSLLLIAEVSPLTVIGNGYRPDRFVSAGMLGLASVMAVAATSPREWAPPPECPAIVQGSDVKPAKEDTCSLLDYYCTFGRVNSLIRKGWAGDITTAAFQDLPWNYTPEILYPQISRLRKKYKSTAKTIFMLIPGEIILSTLLAGVYFITELSTPFSLYQLLEYLTNPEDAVFHPYLWLFVMFTGALLESVAQQAFVFLSTRAAIKVKMALTTEMYQRAMASRELEDDFLNDEAEGSPESEGSREPEHQAQRKSSYGQLANIMSTDINAVQDGRNVLFIIGGVPCGVTVALIGMYNIVGWPSLIGVGVMLLMSPLPAWIVSHVGGQQKAAKAAQDGRISLSTEYLGAIRVIKYFGWEDAIAKYLQESRAREQKHIWNMALLYTAMGEAAYLIPILSIIVIYSLYVGVRQLPLTASVAFTTIRLLDIIRDNFSMMAAMAVFVPKISISLGRLDKFYDAATPPESYPQGPLKLENATFRRNKGAGFLLQDISIDFVQGGLNVVSGPSGSGKTTLLLSILGETIKEGGSVTRPLDVAFASQTPWLQALSIRDNVVFNSTFNTERYDAVIDACCLRLDLDELPEGDMTDIGENGSALSGGQRARVALARALYSSSSLLLLDDVFSAIDTKTASGLWNRVFCSDLLKGRTVVLVTQQPWIPEQADLAIALESGKIAAMEQNIGVVRQPRTIAQRDMEGHVEDHADGLSGSTTPIAKPLTERSSSKAAQESEVDEEVKLTGLSGRLIFLKYMLYFGGPIAATLITLTLVLQIGAEIGTTLWMSHWVDAAAQTGSINIAYYLGMYVAINFCSVIVAGIAYMAFMYGGWVAARRLHGELVKGVLSVSLSWFKDNPVGRVINRLSGDMDTLDQSLPPELMHFLMTATSLIMQTGAVSTVLPVFMLPALVATVLGGALGELYNRTNLTVKQLVASTQSPIFTQFSESLSGLVVVRARSEMPRVFADGLNTLLYTSAKAAGAQRECDQWMKFRINTLAAVVQVSAGMLALSKQGAISAGLVGFSLTAASTMSALILRLVFSINFLNTEMQSFHRVSEYAKLPPEESGKEAEQKENTDVVYADALERTIPADWPRSGRVEFRNVTVRYTLDGPDILKDISLVFNAGERVAIVGRTGSGKSTLVLSLLRFTYIVSGQILYDGVDITAVPRKRLRHAIATIPQEALIFQGTIASNLDPSGEVPQEKLQRAIDACATIAAMQQQSSGTDCSAASAVVNEVDSSTGETVTSSSPDAQFTGRLALSTLVNTGGGNFSHGQRQVLSLCRVLVRRSRLMLLDEATSSMDFVTDAGIQEVLRKDLDEEDGHSRCLITIAHRLRTMADYDRVVVMGSGKVLEDGTPRSLFHKHGVFYDMVLHSGEEDLFAGIS; this comes from the exons ATGGAAGGCCTTTTGAGCCATGGATCACCAAATCAGTTCCGCATCGTCGCTGCCCCGTCGCAACCCAG ATCCCCCGTTTGGCTACAGCGGGCTCAACTTATTTCAAGAGCCGGATACATACAGCTTGCCATGTGTGCCCTCTCCCTGCTTTGGATAACGGCGCAGCGTGTTCAAGCTCCCCGCTCTGCGAATCGCAAGGCCTTCAAACCACCTGGCTTACTGTACTTCGAAATTGCTGGCCATGTGCTACTTTCCGTGACTGTAGCCCTCTGGATCAGTGTAGCTATTCAGCAAGGGGAGCATTGGCCAGATGTATTGGCCCTGCTCTACATCTTGCTGCTCGGTATCCTCAGAGCAGCTCTAGGCAAAGAAGCACGCAAGACGCTGCTGAACCAAGCCAACATTATACTTGTCATGGAGATGTCGCTGCTTCTCATTGCTGAAGTATCCCCCCTAACCGTCATTGGCAACGGCTACAGGCCAGACAGATTTGTTTCGGCGGGGATGCTTGGTTTGGCGTCAGTCATGGCCGTCGCCGCAACGTCTCCGCGAGAATGGGCGCCTCCGCCAGAATGCCCTGCGATTGTTCAAGGATCAGATGTAAAGCCGGCCAAAGAAGACACATGCAGCTTGCTCGACTACTACTGCACATTTGGGAGAGTAAACAGTCTCATTAGGAAGGGATGGGCAGGCGACATCACAACGGCTGCTTTCCAGGATCTGCCGTGGAACTACACACCCGAGATCTTGTACCCTCAAATAAGCAGGCTGCGCAAAAAGTACAAAAGCACAGCCAAGACCATCTTCATGCTTATACCGGGAGAGATTATCCTTTCGACCCTTCTGGCGGGCGTCTATTTTATAACTGAGCTCTCAACACCCTTCAGCTTGTATCAACTCCTGGAATACTTGACGAACCCCGAAGACGCCGTGTTCCACCCTTATTTATGGCTGTTTGTAATGTTTACAGGAGCTCTTCTCGAGTCTGTGGCGCAGCAAGCCTTTGTATTTCTTTCCACGCGCGCCGCTATCAAGGTCAAGATGGCGCTGACTACGGAAATGTACCAGAGGGCCATGGCATCCCGGGAGCTCGAAGACGACTTCCTGAATGATGAGGCGGAGGGGTCTCCAGAATCCGAGGGATCTCGCGAGCCAGAGCACCAGGCGCAGCGCAAGTCTTCCTATGGGCAGCTGGCAAATATCATGTCCACCGATATCAACGCGGTGCAAGACGGACGAAAcgtcctcttcatcattgGTGGTGTCCCATGCGGTGTTACAGTCGCGCTTATTGGCATGTACAACATCGTGGGATGGCCGAGCCTcatcggcgtcggcgtcatgCTTCTGATGAGCCCTCTGCCGGCCTGGATCGTCAGTCACGTAGGTGGCCAGCaaaaggcggcaaaggcggcgcaGGATGGCCGAATATCCCTGTCCACCGAGTATCTCGGCGCGATTCGCGTCATCAAGTACTTTGGCTGGGAAGACGCGATTGCCAAGTATCTCCAGGAGAGCAGGGCACGGGAGCAAAAGCACATCTGGAACATGGCGCTCTTGTACACCGCCATGGGCGAAGCAGCATACCTGATTCCCATCCTGTCCATCATTGTCATATACTCCTTGTATGTTGGGGTCAGGCAGCTTCCACTCACCGCGTCCGTGGCGTTCACGACGATCCGTCTCTTGGATATTATACGAGACAACTTTAGcatgatggcggccatggctgtgTTTGTTCCCAAGATCTCCATTTCTCTTGGGAGGCTGGATAAGTTTTATGATGCGGCCACGCCGCCAGAGTCATACCCCCAAGGACCTCTGAAGCTGGAAAACGCCACGTTTCGACGCAACAAAGGTGCAGGCTTTCTCCTCCAGGATATCAGCATTGACTTTGTGCAGGGTGGGCTGAATGTCGTCTCGGGACCGAGTGGGAGTGGAAAGACGACGTTGCTGCTCTCTATTCTTGGAGAGACCATCAAGGAAGGCGGGAGCGTTACTCGCCCCCTTGATGTGGCCTTTGCCTCGCAGACGCCCTGGCTGCAAGCGCTGTCTATACGTGATAATGTCGTCTTTAACAGTACATTTAATACTGAGCGATATGATGCTGTCATTGATGCTTGCTGTTTGCGACTAGATCTGGATGAGCTTCCTGAAGGGGATATGACGGACATTGGAGAGAATGGCTCAGCATTATCTG GTGGTCAACGTGCAAGAGTCGCATTAGCTCGAGCCTTGTACTCCAGCTCGTCTCTGCTTCTACTGGATGATGTGTTCTCGGCAATCGACACAAAAACAGCATCCGGCTTATGGAACAGGGTCTTTTGCAGCGACCTTCTGAAAGGAAGGACGGTGGTTTTGGTCACACAGCAGCCATGGATTCCAGAGCAAGCCGACTTGGCCATTGCACTAGAGAGCGGTAAAATAGCAGCAATGGAGCAGAACATTGGCGTCGTGAGACAACCGAGGACTATTGCGCAAAGGGACATGGAAGGACATGTCGAAGACCATGCCGACGGGCTCAGTGGCAGCACGACGCCGATTGCTAAGCCTCTCACAGAGCGATCCAGCTCCAAAGCAGCACAAGAGTCAGAAGTAGATGAAGAGGTGAAGCTCACTGGGCTTTCTGGTCGACTGATTT TCCTCAAATACATGCTCTATTTCGGCGGTCCCATAGCAGCCACTCTTATTACGCTCACTCTTGTCCTCCAAATCGGTGCCGAAATCGGCACCACCCTTTGGATGTCGCATTGGGTCGACGCCGCGGCTCAAACGGGATCCATCAACATCGCGTACTATCTCGGCATGTACGTCGCCATCAACTTTTGCAGCGTCATCGTGGCAGGAATAGCCTACATGGCCTTCATGTACGGAGGCTGGGTGGCCGCGAGGCGCCTACACGGTGAGCTGGTGAAGGGTGTTCTGAGCGTGTCGCTGTCCTGGTTCAAGGACAACCCGGTCGGACGCGTCATCAACAGACTATCCGGCGACATGGACACGCTGGACCAGTCGCTGCCGCCAGAGCTCATGCACTTCCTCATGACGGCCACGTCGCTCATCATGCAGACGGGTGCCGTTAGCACCGTCCTCCCCGTCTTCATGCTCCCTGCGCTTGTTGCTACCGTGCTGGGCGGCGCGCTGGGGGAGTTGTACAATCGCACGAATCTGACTGTGAAGCAACTGGTGGCTTCTACGCAGTCGCCCATTTTCACGCAGTTCTCAGAGAGTCTGAGCGGGCTCGTCGTTGTACGAGCGCGGAGCGAGATGCCGCGTGTGTTTGCTGACGGGCTGAACACATTGCTGTACACGTCTGCGAAGGCGGCGGGTGCGCAGAGGGAGTGTGACCAGTGGATGAAGTTTAGAATCAATACGCTGGCAGCAGTGGTTCAAGTGTCTGCCGGGATGTTGGCACTCTCTAAACAGGGCGCGATTTCGGCTGGTTTGGTCGGCTTTTCCctgacggcggcgtcaacAATGAGCGCCCTCATCCTGCGGTTGGTGTTTAGCATAAACTTTCTCAACACGGAAATGCAAAGC TTTCACCGCGTGTCGGAATATGCCAAGCTTCCTCCTGAGGAATCTGGTAAAGAGGCTGAGCAAAAGGAAAATACTGACGTTGTGTATGCTGATGCGCTGGAGCGTACAATCCCTGCCGACTGGCCGAGGAGCGGCCGCGTTGAGTTTCGCAACGTAACAGTACGATATACACTTGACGGCCCTGATATTTTAAAGGATATCAGTCTTGTGTTTAATGCAGGTGAGCGggtggccattgttggccgcACTGGCAGCGGCAAAAGCACA CTTGTTTTGTCCCTACTCCGGTTCACATACATTGTCTCTGGGCAGATACTCTACGACGGAGTCGACATCACTGCCGTCCCACGGAAAAGGCTTCGAcacgccatcgccaccatcCCACAAGAAGCTCTCATCTTCCAGGGCACAATTGCGTCGAATTTGGATCCGTCCGGAGAGGTTCCCCAGGAGAAGCTACAACGAGCCATCGACGCCTGCGCAACAATAGCAGCCATGCAGCAGCAGTCCAGCGGGACAGATTGCTcagccgcctcggccgtggTAAATGAAGTCGACTCGAGTACGGGCGAAACTGTAACTAGCTCGTCTCCAGATGCACAATTCACAGGCCGCCTTGCGCTGTCGACTCTCGTCAACACGGGTGGGGGCAACTTTTCCCACGGCCAGCGACAAGTCCTCTCTTTATGCCGCGTCCTTGTGCGCCGATCGAGGCTCATGCTCCTCGACGAAGCTACGTCCAGCATGGACTTTGTTACGGATGCTGGAATCCAAGAGGTCCTACGGAAGGATctagacgaggaagacggccaCAGTAGATGCCTCATCACGATTGCTCACAGACTTCGTACGATGGCTGACTACGATCGAGTGGTGGTTATGGGCTCAGGAAAAGTGCTGGAAGACGGCACCCCCAGGAGTCTATTTCACAAGCATGGAGTATTTTACGATATGGTATTGCATAGCGGTGAAGAGGACTTGTTTGCTGGAATATCTTGA
- the ANKHD1_3 gene encoding Ankyrin repeat and KH domain-containing protein 1, which produces MNSEASLGAFFSAVRKGRAVIVEGLLEKGIEPNSRDMYNQTALSLAAANGNESVAKLLVKHGATIDSEDDYSRSPLWLAAEKGHLEIVELLLENGADANSKSNSGQTLLQRAVQRSNKELVELLLDNGADIEANSSSGQTLLSLAVKKGRAGIVELLLQNGAGVELKSQSGQDLLWWAAKRGNGEIVKLLLENGAPTECEGEKHTLLQWAAKRGNEVITKLLLDNGADIEATRYMVPTPLLLAACHGHEQVVYLLLENGANTEVTNKFRLTPLLLATVRNHEAVVRLLLENGAEIPPFVESKEQPAALLLAIERGNEAIVKLLLENGADLDDPGYGSHIEATGRISYTPLSLAAKIGHKEIVKLLLRNGADIEAKGVYNDTPLRLAARYNHEEIFNLLLEKGALPLEKESDVRWIAEKHW; this is translated from the coding sequence ATGAACTCAGAGGCCTCATTAGGAGCTTTTTTTTCGGCAGTACGAAAAGGTCGCGCCGTCATTGTCGAAGGACTACTTGAGAAAGGCATTGAACCCAACTCGAGGGACATGTATAATCAGACAGCATTATCTCTGGCCGCCGCGAATGGGAATGAGAGCGTAGCCAAGCTTCTGGTCAAGCATGGTGCCACCATTGATTCCGAGGATGACTACAGTCGGTCGCCgttgtggctggctgccgaGAAGGGGCACCTAGAGATCGTTGAGCTGCTTTTGGAGAATGGCGCCGATGCTAATTCGAAGAGCAACTCCGGCCAAACACTTCTGCAACGGGCTGTCCAAAGATCGAACAAAGAGCTCGTTGAGCTACTACTAGACAATGGCGCTGATATCGAGGCGAATAGTTCCTCTGGCCAGACGCTTCTGTCATTAGCTGTTAAGAAAGGGCGTGCCGGAATCGttgagctgctgcttcaaaatggcgccggcgtcgagttAAAGAGCCAGTCTGGACAAGACCTCCTTTGGTGGGCTGCGAAGAGAGGCAACGGGGAGATTGTTAAGCTTCTGCTTGAGAATGGTGCTCCTACCGAGTGCGAAGGGGAGAAACATACGCTGCTGCAGTGGGCTGCCAAGAGAGGCAATGAGGTCATTACCAAGCTGCTGCTAGACAACGGCGCCGACATCGAGGCCACACGTTACATGGTTCCGACACCGCTATTATTAGCCGCTTGCCATGGGCACGAGCAGGTTGTTTATCTGCTTCTAGAGAATGGCGCTAATACTGAGGTGACGAATAAATTTCGACTAACACCACTCTTATTAGCTACTGTCAGAAATCACGAGGCCGTCGTTAGGCTGCTGCTAGAGAATGGAGCCGAAATTCCTCCATTTGTCGAATCTAAAGAACAACCAGCAGCACTATTATTAGCCATTGAAAGAGGTAACGAGGCTATTGTTAAGCTACTGCTTGAGAACGGCGCTGATCTTGATGATCCGGGTTACGGTAGTCATATTGAGGCGACAGGAAGGATTTCTTATACACCACTATCATTAGCTGCTAAGATTGGCCATAAGGAAATTGTTAAGCTGCTGCTACGTAATGGCGCTGATATTGAGGCGAAAGGTGTGTATAACGATACACCGCTCAGATTAGCTGCCAGGTATAACCATGAGGAAATTTTCAATCTGCTATTAGAGAAGGGCGCTCTGCCACTAGAGAAGGAGTCTGATGTTCGGTGGATAGCTGAGAAACATTGGTAA
- the NSP5 gene encoding Nitrile-specifier protein 5, translated as MSFPSGSWTQIAHSSRLCRSSHALSVLGSKAYIFGGELLPRQPVDNQCDVVDLATESHDKLNTLAVANAPSPRVGTPSVSANGHIWLFSGRGGLAMDPIDEKGSLWRCNPASPSWDLVKTTSPEYPAARSYHAMTSDGVKTIYLHAGCPSKGRLSDLWAFDTESLEWTELPAAPGPARGGTSITFCQGKLYRMGGFDGSSEQGGILDCYEPATRSWQSMPFSPDGIHGPGARSVATLLSLRSAGEHVLLTMFGESDPSSLGHAGAGKMLRDAWTFSIRASAWKKIVFEGDVPAARGWFSADVLLGDGRDAVIIHGGLAEDNSRLGDVWRMELVGDFYQFV; from the exons ATGTCTTTCCCTTCTGGCTCCTGGACACAAATCGCACACTCCTCCCGGCTTTGTCGCTCCTCCCATGCTCTGTCTGTACTTGGCTCCAAGGCCTATATTTTTGGGGGAGAACTGCTGCCAAGACAGCCGGTCGATAATCAGTGTGACGTGGTTGATTTGGCCACCGAGTCTCATG ACAAACTAAACACACTAGCTGTTGCGAATGCGCCATCCCCGAGGGTTGGCACACCCAGCGTATCCGCCAACGGGCACATCTGGTTATTCTCAGGCCGCGGTGGCCTAGCCATGGATCCTATCGACGAGAAAGGTAGTCTGTGGAGATGTAACCCTGCCAGTCCTAGCTGGGACttggtgaagacgacatcTCCCGAGTATCCCGCTGCGCGAAGCTACCATGCAATGACATCCGATGGCGTAAAGACCATCTATCTCCACGCGGGTTGTCCGTCCAAGGGTCGCCTCTCGGACCTCTGGGCATTTGATACCGAAAGCCTAGAGTGGACTGAACTCCCGGCTGCTCCTGGCCCCGCGCGCGGGGGGACATCGATTACATTCTGTCAAGGCAAACTGTACCGTATGGGAGGCTTTGATGGATCATCCGAGCAGGGTGGCATTTTGGATTGTTACGAGCCGGCAACAAGAAGCTGGCAAAGTATGCCTTTTAGTCCTGATGGTATTCATGGTCCCGGTGCCAGAAGCGTGGCTACACTGCTATCTCTAAGGAGCGCAGGAGAGCATGTCCTTCTGACAATGTTTGGTGAAAGCGATCCTTCGTCTTTGGGACATGCGGGGGCTGGGAAAATGCTTCGTGATGCGTGGACTTTTAGTATTCGGGCCTCGGCCTGGAAGAAAATCGTATTTGAGGGTGATGTACCTGCCGCGAGAGGGTGGTTTTCGGCAGATGTCCTCCTGGGAGATGGCCGAGACGCTGTCATTATCCATGGGGGTTTGGCCGAGGATAATTCTCGATTGGGAGATGTTTGGAGAATGGAATTGGTCGGAGATTTCTACCAGTTTGTTTGA
- the Acad10 gene encoding Acyl-CoA dehydrogenase family member 10, with product MSVPYLLSSQAGHIPASQKIPVIAKPFVSEKAEKALDLVERFVEEECIPAEAIFSQQLGQGTANRFNAHPPVIEDLKRKAKALGLWNMFLPKNHFKESAGFSNLEYGLMAEYLGKSFIASEATNCAAPDTGNMEVLAKYGTKEQKAQWLGPLLDGNIRSAFLMTEPQVASSDALNIEFSMKQDGDYWILDGQKWWSSGAGDNRCKLYIVMGKSDPNNPHTYKKHSVILVPANTPGVTVKRVLSVIGFDHAPHGHAHIIFNNVRVHKDNLILGQGRGFEVVQGRLGPGRIHHAMRTVGVAERALEYFIARSNDPSRRPFGKNLSEHGVMLERIAKSRIEIDSARLAVLNAAIKIDQGNAKDALKEIAEVKIQVPSMALEVLDRAMQAHGGAGVSQDTPLASMWADARTMRIVDGPDEVHMIQLGRNESKRGLNLLKKIDSQKHKTSELRKYYGLDERDTLELNRTSGTAKL from the exons ATGTCGGTCCCGTATCTCCTGAGCAGCCAGGCTGGCCACATCCCTGCCTCGCAGAAGATTCCTGTTATTGCGAAACCATTTGTCAGCGAGAAGGCCGAAAAGGCATTGGATCTA GTCGAGAGATTTGTCGAGGAAGAATGCATACCTGCCGAAGCGATTTTCTcgcagcagcttggccaaggcacAGCCAATCGGTTCAACGCACACCCACCAGTCATTGAAGATCTGAaaagaaaggccaaggcacTGGGGTTATGGAACATGTTCCTACCCAAGAACCACTTCAAAGAAAGCGCGGGCTTCAGCAATCTCGAGTACGGCTTAATGGCCGAATACTTGGGCAAGAGTTTCATCGCCAGCGAAGCAACAAACTGTGCTGCTCCTGACACGGGTAACATGGAAGTTCTTGCGAAATACGGCACCAAAGAACAGAAGGCTCAGTGGCTAGGTCCCCTGCTAGATGGCAACATTCGATCCGCCTTCCTCATGACGGAACCTCAAGTTGCTAGCAGCGATGCTCTCAACATCGAATTCAGCATGAAACAAGATGGCGATTATTGGATTTTAGATGGTCAG AAATGGTGGTCTAGTGGTGCTGGCGATAATCGATGTAAGCTGTATATAGTCATGGGGAAATCGGATCCGAACAACCCCCATACCTATAAGAAACATTCCGTCATCCTTGTGCCGGCAAATACTCCCGGCGTCACCGTCAAGCGTGTCCTCTCAGTCATCGGCTTTGACCATGCGCCACATGGTCACGCGCATATTATATTCAACAATGTTCGCGTCCACAAAGATAACCTGATACTCGGCCAGGGGAGGGGATTCGAAGTCGTCCAGGGTCGTCTGGGACCAGGGCGAATCCATCATGCTATGAGGACTGTGGGCGTT GCTGAAAGAGCCCTTGAGTACTTCATTGCCCGCTCAAATGATCCTTCTAGGCGCCCATTCGGTAAAAACCTCAGTGAGCATGGCGTCATGCTAGAAAGAATTGCCAAATCGCGTATCGAAATCGACTCGGCCCGTCTCGCTGTCCTCAATGCCGCAATCAAAATTGACCAAGGCAACGCCAAGGACGCCCTCAAAGAGATTGCCGAGGTCAAGATTCAAGTTCCGAGCATGGCCCTGGAGGTCCTTGATCGCGCAATGCAGGCGCATGGAGGAGCCGGCGTGTCCCAAGACACGCCGTTGGCTAGTATGTGGGCTGATGCTCGGACAATGAGGATCGTTGATGGCCCGGACGAGGTACATATGATTCAGTTGGGGCGCAATGAGAGCAAGCGAGGTCTAAACCTGTTAAAGAAAATCGATTCACAGAAGCACAAAACTTCAGAGTTGCGCAAGTATTACGGCCTGGATGAAAGGGACACTCTGGAACTCAACAGGACAAGTGGAACTGCGAAATTGTAA
- the PEP1 gene encoding Acid protease produces MPVSKALLLLLASQSLALPSEKQESPAAAGVLHLPLVYVPSAVDTDGKPATRRQLSTGIDNYQYNKDIAVGAVIEVGTPPQKVIVEPDTGSNNFWVLGLQPGQKRAGDESTFFDQNSSSSLQDLGRERLNSYGNEQITTELYTDNVSFGGRSVGKVTLGVGDLDRPGTNLGRHVGVLGLLPERGNENSKDFILQSLLDQNVVKSKAFGLGVRKHGQGALTFGGYDTSKFSGQLEKLPKKDNRLGFYAFEIKSLSFRPGSGQGAVELSTQDSRSQPLALGVDSGSLGFYPVRGTRRDFVAKTGAVVEGDAYNFPCDVVDKGAAFDFQITDNTVVSVPLSDLVRERAPDGKTCKTFIGATNRRPTSIWVGRQFLRRSYVVHDHAGKTMYVARGADCGSTVVAIDGTIPDNVTGKCAREEPEADQPPPAAPGSVPA; encoded by the exons ATGCCTGTATCGAAAGCATTACTCCTGCTGTTGGCGTCCCAGTCGCTGGCATTGCCGAGTGAGAAGCAAGAaagtccagcagcagccggagTTCTCCATCTGCCGTTGGTTTATGTGCCGTCCGCAGTCGACACAGATGGAAAACCTGCAACACGACGTCAATTATCGACAGGAATTGACAATTACCAGTATAACAAGGATATTGCCGTGGGAGCTGTCATCGAGGTCGGAACGCCGCCTCAAAAGGTCATCGTGGAACCTGACACGGGATCTAATAATTTCTGGGTATTGGGCCTCCAGCCCGGCCAGAAGCGTGCAGGAGATGAGTCTACGTTTTTTGACCAAAACAGTAGCAGCTCTCTACAAGACCTTGGCCGAGAACGGCTCAATAGCTATGGAAACGAACAAATCACGACAGAGTTGTATACTGATAACGTCTCTTTTGGAG GCCGATCCGTGGGAAAAGTAACACTTGGTGTGGGTGATCTGGACAGACCTGGCACCAACTTGGGGCGGCACGTTGGCGTGTTGGGTCTCCTACCAGAGCGAGGCAACGAAAATAGCAAGGATTTCATTCTTCAAAGTCTTCTTGACCAGAACGTTGTAAAGAGCAAGGCTTTTGGACTAGGCGTTCGCAAGCACGGCCAGGGCGCTCTCACGTTTGGTGGATATGATACGAGCAAGTTCTCCGGGCAACTTGAGAAGCTCCCGAAGAAGGACAACCGCTTGGGATT CTATGCGTTTGAGATCAAATCCCTTTCATTTAGGCCAGGCAGCGGCCAGGGCGCCGTCGAACTGTCGACTCAGGACTCCAGAAGCCAACCTCTAGCCCTGGGAGTAGACTCCGGGTCTCTGGGTTTCTACCCTGTTAGAGGTACAAGGCGGGACTTTGTCGCAAAGACAGGAGCTGTCGTTGAAGGCGATGCATATAACTTTCCCTGCGATGTAGTTGACAAGGGGGCGGCCTTTGATTTCCAGATTACTGACAATACCGTCGTCTCGGTGCCTCTTTCGGACTTGGTGCGTGAACGGGCACCCGATGGTAAAACCTGCAAAACGTTTATTGGAGCTACAAATCGTCGACCAACCA GTATTTGGGTCGGCCGACAATTTCTGCGCCGGTCATACGTCGTCCATGATCATGCAGGCAAAACCATGTATGTTGCCAGGGGTGCTGATTGCGGCTCTACTGTAgttgccattgacggcaCCATACCAGATAATGTCACTGGTAAGTGTGCGCGTGAGGAACCGGAAGCCGATCAGCCGCCGCCTGCTGCGCCTGGCTCCGTTCCAGCTTAA